From Synechococcales cyanobacterium T60_A2020_003, one genomic window encodes:
- the gmk gene encoding guanylate kinase, protein MKSGKLIVLTGPSGVGKGTLLKLLLQRHPELFLSISVTTRSPRPGEINGQHYFFIERHEFDQMITRGELLEWAEFAGNYYGTPRKAVEQHIQRGDWVILEIELLGARQIRANFPDAFQIFLLPPSLDELERRVRDRGHDSEEAIARRLKRAASEIAAADEFDLQVVNDDLDAALHQIEDALFAESPTVEFCVVG, encoded by the coding sequence ATGAAATCTGGAAAACTCATCGTACTCACAGGGCCGAGTGGCGTGGGTAAGGGAACCCTCCTCAAGCTACTTCTCCAACGCCATCCTGAGCTGTTTCTCTCCATCTCGGTAACGACGCGATCGCCCCGCCCAGGTGAGATCAACGGACAGCACTACTTTTTTATTGAGCGCCATGAGTTTGACCAGATGATTACCCGTGGTGAGCTCCTAGAGTGGGCCGAGTTTGCAGGGAACTACTACGGCACCCCCCGTAAGGCAGTAGAACAACACATTCAGCGGGGGGATTGGGTCATTCTGGAAATTGAGCTATTGGGTGCGCGCCAGATTCGTGCGAATTTCCCCGACGCTTTCCAGATTTTCCTCTTACCACCGTCCCTAGACGAACTCGAACGGCGCGTACGCGATCGCGGTCATGATTCGGAAGAGGCGATCGCTCGACGGCTGAAGCGGGCAGCCTCCGAAATTGCAGCAGCCGATGAATTTGATCTCCAAGTGGTAAACGATGATCTGGATGCCGCGCTTCACCAAATTGAAGACGCCCTGTTCGCAGAATCGCCCACCGTTGAATTTTGTGTCGTTGGATAA